Part of the Tolypothrix sp. PCC 7910 genome, ATCACCAAATTAATCCATGCCTACGCCGATTTATCACATCACCCACATTGATAACTTGCCATCAATTCTGGAATCAGGTGGATTGATTGCAAATAGTAGGCTAAAAAAGACTGATTATGTTGATATTGCTCATGGGCACATCCAAGATAGAAGACGCATAATCCGCGTTCCTTGTAGTGTTGGTGGATGTTTGCATGATTATATCCCTTTTTATTTTGCTCCCCGCTCTCCCATGCTCTATGCAATTTACAGAGGACAAGTACAAAAATATCAAGATGGGCAAAATAAAGTAATTTATTTAGTTTCTCAAGCAGAAATTATAAAAAATAATAAATTAGATTTTGCGTTTACTGATGGTCATGCTGCTGTGGTGGCTTTATCAGAATTTTACGATAACCTAGATGATTTATTTAAAATTGATTGGAACATAATGAAAGCAACTTATTGGGCAAACAATGAAGAAGATAATGATAGAACACGCCGTAGGCAAGCTGAGTTCTTAGTGCATCAATTCTGTGATTGGACACTGATTCAGGAA contains:
- a CDS encoding DUF4433 domain-containing protein encodes the protein MPTPIYHITHIDNLPSILESGGLIANSRLKKTDYVDIAHGHIQDRRRIIRVPCSVGGCLHDYIPFYFAPRSPMLYAIYRGQVQKYQDGQNKVIYLVSQAEIIKNNKLDFAFTDGHAAVVALSEFYDNLDDLFKIDWNIMKATYWANNEEDNDRTRRRQAEFLVHQFCDWTLIQEIGVINGTIEQKVRNILQNFNVQTPVKINSSWYY